A single genomic interval of Corvus hawaiiensis isolate bCorHaw1 chromosome 5, bCorHaw1.pri.cur, whole genome shotgun sequence harbors:
- the SMOX gene encoding spermine oxidase, whose amino-acid sequence MQSCEISADSTDDPLSSGLRRKRQPRIVVIGAGLAGLSAAKALLESGFTDVTVLEATDRIGGRVQSVQLGHATFELGATWIHGSHGNPVYHLAEDNGLLEETTDSERSVGRISLYSKNGVAYHLTNNGQRIPKDVVEEFSDLYNEVYNLTQEFFQRGKPVNAESQNSVGVFTRDVVRKRVKADPDDTEAVKRLKLAMIQQYLKVESCESSSHSMDEVSLSEFGEWTEIPGAHHVIPCGFIKIVEILARSIPKSVIQLRKPVKCIHWNQSVSKEIERVADHNSDLPEENKGSNVFVECEDCEFIPADHVIVTVSLGVLKKRHESLFHPRLPEEKVMAIEKLGINTTDKIFLEFEEPFWSSECNSIQFVWEDEAESESLTYPEELWYKKICSFDVLYPPERYGHVLSGWICGEEALIMEKCDDETVAETCTEMLRKFTGNPNIPKPRRILRSSWGSNPYFRGSYSYTQVGSSGADVEKLAKPLPYAESSKTPPMQVMFSGEATHRKYYSTTHGAVLSGQREAARLIEMYQDLLQCPT is encoded by the exons ATGCAAAGTTGTGAAATATCTGCAGACAGCACGGATGATCCTCTTAGTAGTGGCCTACGGAGAAAGCGACAGCCTCGAATAGTCGTGATCGGTGCTGGGCTCGCGGGCCTGTCGGCAGCCAAGGCGCTCCTGGAAAGCGGATTCACGGATGTAACTGTCCTCGAGGCGACCGACCGCATCGGGGGCCGCGTGCAGAGCGTCCAACTCG GGCATGCCACTTTTGAACTGGGAGCTACGTGGATTCATGGTTCACATGGAAACCCAGTCTATCATCTAGCAGAAGACAATGGTTTGCTTGAGGAGACCACTGACAGCGAGAGGAGCGTTGGGCGCATCAGCCTTTACTCCAAGAATGGGGTGGCTTATCACCTCACCAACAACGGGCAGAGGATCCCGAAAGATGTGGTTGAAGAATTCAGTGATTTATACAACGAG GTCTATAACCTGACTCAGGAGTTCTTCCAACGAGGTAAACCAGTCAATGCTGAGAGCCAGAACAGTGTGGGCGTCTTCACACGGGACGTCGTGCGCAAACGCGTCAAGGCCGACCCGGATGACACGGAGGCCGTCAAGAGGCTGAAACTGGCCATGATCCAGCAGTACCTGAAG GTAGAGAGTTGTgagagcagctcccacagcatgGATGAAGTCTCGCTGAGTGAATTTGGGGAATGGACCGAAATCCCCGGGGCTCATCACGTCATTCCTTGTGGTTTCATTAAAATCGTGGAGATTCTGGCCCGCTCCATTCCCAAGTCTGTCATTCAGCTCCGCAAGCCGGTCAAGTGCATCCACTGGAACCAGTCGGTCAGCAAGGAGATTGAGAGGGTGGCTGACCACAACAGTGACCTCCCCGAGGAGAACAAGGGCTCCAATGTCTTCGTAGAGTGCGAGGACTGTGAGTTCATCCCAGCTGACCACGTCATTGTGACTGTGTCCCTGGGAGTCTTGAAGAAGCGCCACGAGAGCCTGTTCCATCCCCGCCTGCCTGAGGAGAAGGTGATGGCCATTGAGAAATTAGGAATCAATACCACTGACAAGATCTTCCTGGAGTTCGAAGAGCCTTTCTGGAGCTCTGAATGCAACAGCATCCAGTTTGTCTGGGAAGATGAGGCAGAGAGCGAGAGCTTGACTTACCCTGAGGAGCTGTGGTACAAGAAGATCTGCAGCTTTGATGTGCTGTACCCACCTGAGAGGTACGGCCACGTCCTCAGTGGCTGGATCTGTGGAGAAGAGGCTTTGATTATGGAGAAGTGTGATGATGAAACTGTGGCAGAAACCTGCACCGAAATGCTACGTAAATTTACAG GGAATCCAAACATTCCGAAACCTCGCCGGATCCTGCGGTCCTCCTGGGGCAGCAATCCCTACTTCCGTGGATCCTACTCCTACACCCAAGTTGGGTCCAGTGGGGCCGATGTAGAGAAACTCGCGAAACCACTGCCTTATGCCGAGAGCTCCAAAACTCCT cccatgcaGGTGATGTTTTCGGGGGAGGCCACTCACAGGAAGTATTACTCCACGACCCACGGTGCTGTGCTCTCTGGGCAGAGGGAGGCTGCTCGGCTCATCGAGATGTACCAggacctgctgcagtgcccGACCTGA